One stretch of Corynebacterium callunae DSM 20147 DNA includes these proteins:
- the dld gene encoding D-lactate dehydrogenase encodes MTQPGQTTTTSHEAIDAFKRIVGDEHVLTSERATMPFSKGYRFGGGPVFAVVRPGTLVEMWRALQVSVDNNLIVIPQASNTGLTGGSGPGFQDYDRPIVIISTHRIDEVHLINDAREAISLAGTPLTHLTDALAKHQREPHSVIGSTSIGASVIGGIANNSGGSQIRKGPAFTREAIFARVNDDGKVELVNHLGISLGDDPEVALDRLQRGEWSPEDVTPAPEDSNETEYAEHLRKIVPSPARYNANPEYLFEASGSAGKLMVFAVRTRTFPREVHPTVFYIGTNNTHELEEIRRLFLEADMPLPISGEYMGRSAFDLAEKYGKDTFVFLKFMSPALQTRMFSFKTWANGLFSKIPGIGPTFADTVSQAMFSVLPNQLPKRMMEYRNRFEHHLLLTVSESQKAASEKMLKEFFAEPEHTGEFFICTSDEEKSASLNRFGAASAATRYAALKRRHIAGLIPIDVALRRDDWNWLEVLPEEIDDQLEVKAYYGHFFCHVMHQDYVAKQGVDPEALHDRIQHLLEERGAKLPAEHNYGRIYKLPESMEEHFKELDPTNTFNAGIGGTSPHKDWA; translated from the coding sequence ATGACGCAACCAGGACAGACCACCACGACTTCGCACGAAGCGATCGATGCGTTCAAGAGAATCGTCGGCGACGAACATGTACTGACCTCTGAGCGTGCCACGATGCCATTCAGCAAAGGCTATCGATTCGGCGGAGGACCAGTCTTCGCCGTGGTGCGCCCCGGCACGCTGGTCGAGATGTGGCGGGCGCTGCAGGTATCCGTCGACAACAACCTCATCGTCATCCCGCAGGCATCGAACACGGGCCTGACTGGTGGATCCGGCCCCGGCTTCCAAGACTACGATCGCCCCATTGTGATCATCTCGACTCACCGCATCGATGAGGTGCACCTCATCAACGACGCGCGCGAGGCGATCTCGCTCGCGGGCACCCCGCTGACACACCTGACCGACGCGCTCGCCAAGCACCAGCGCGAGCCGCACTCGGTGATCGGGTCGACATCAATCGGCGCCTCGGTCATCGGCGGCATCGCGAACAACTCGGGCGGCAGCCAGATTCGCAAGGGTCCGGCATTCACGCGCGAAGCGATCTTCGCCCGCGTCAACGACGACGGCAAGGTCGAGCTGGTCAATCACCTGGGCATCTCGCTCGGAGACGACCCTGAGGTCGCACTCGACCGTCTACAGCGCGGCGAGTGGTCTCCCGAGGATGTCACCCCAGCTCCCGAAGACTCGAACGAGACCGAGTACGCCGAGCACTTGCGCAAGATCGTGCCTTCGCCTGCTCGCTATAATGCGAACCCCGAGTACCTGTTCGAGGCTTCCGGCTCGGCCGGCAAGCTGATGGTGTTCGCGGTGCGCACCCGCACCTTCCCTCGCGAAGTGCACCCGACCGTGTTTTACATCGGCACGAACAACACGCACGAGCTCGAAGAGATCCGTCGGTTGTTCCTCGAAGCCGACATGCCGCTGCCTATCTCTGGTGAGTACATGGGCCGCAGTGCCTTCGACTTGGCCGAGAAGTACGGCAAAGACACCTTCGTCTTCCTGAAGTTCATGAGTCCAGCGCTGCAGACGCGCATGTTCTCGTTCAAGACGTGGGCCAACGGCTTGTTCTCGAAGATTCCCGGCATTGGTCCGACCTTCGCCGACACGGTATCGCAAGCCATGTTCAGCGTGCTGCCCAACCAGCTGCCCAAGCGCATGATGGAGTACCGCAACCGTTTCGAGCATCACCTGCTGCTCACCGTCAGCGAGTCGCAGAAGGCCGCGAGCGAGAAGATGCTCAAGGAGTTCTTCGCAGAGCCCGAGCACACTGGTGAGTTCTTCATCTGCACGTCTGATGAAGAAAAGAGCGCGTCGCTCAACCGGTTCGGCGCGGCCAGTGCCGCCACTCGCTACGCCGCGTTGAAGCGCCGGCACATCGCAGGGCTCATCCCCATCGATGTGGCCCTGCGTCGCGACGATTGGAACTGGCTCGAGGTGCTGCCGGAGGAGATCGACGACCAGCTTGAGGTCAAGGCGTATTACGGGCACTTCTTCTGCCATGTGATGCACCAGGACTATGTCGCCAAGCAGGGCGTGGATCCCGAGGCGCTGCACGACCGCATCCAGCACCTGCTGGAGGAGCGCGGCGCGAAGCTGCCCGCCGAGCACAACTACGGTCGCATCTACAAGCTGCCGGAGTCCATGGAAGAGCACTTCAAGGAGCTCGATCCGACGAATACGTTCAACGCCGGTATCGGCGGCACGTCGCCGCACAAGGACTGGGCCTAA
- the rplM gene encoding 50S ribosomal protein L13, with protein MSTYHPKSGDITRKWYVIDATDVVLGRLATHAADLLRGKGKPLFAPNVDCGDHVIVINADKIAVTSNKRDREMRYRHSGYPGGLKSMTLGRSLELHPERVIEESIVGMMPHNKLTGASAKKLHVFAGSEHPFAAQKPETYEIKKVAQ; from the coding sequence TTGTCTACTTACCACCCAAAGAGCGGTGACATTACCCGTAAGTGGTACGTCATCGACGCCACTGACGTGGTGCTGGGTCGCCTGGCTACCCACGCCGCTGACCTGCTTCGCGGCAAGGGCAAGCCTTTGTTCGCACCTAACGTTGACTGCGGCGATCACGTTATCGTTATCAATGCTGACAAGATTGCAGTCACCTCTAACAAGCGTGACCGCGAAATGCGTTACCGCCACTCCGGTTACCCTGGTGGACTTAAGTCCATGACCCTGGGTCGTTCCCTGGAGCTGCACCCAGAGCGTGTTATCGAAGAGTCCATTGTTGGCATGATGCCACATAACAAGCTCACCGGCGCTTCTGCAAAGAAGCTGCATGTTTTCGCAGGCTCCGAGCACCCATTTGCTGCTCAGAAGCCTGAGACCTACGAGATCAAGAAGGTGGCCCAGTAA
- a CDS encoding WXG100 family type VII secretion target, which produces MDMIRYEFGAIQGAATDINATSGRINSLLDGLKSQLQPMVSSWEGDSAAAYNEAQQKWDRAAAELNTILATISNTVAQGAERMSDVNRRAAASWGA; this is translated from the coding sequence ATGGATATGATCCGTTATGAATTTGGTGCCATCCAAGGCGCCGCCACCGATATCAACGCAACTTCTGGCCGCATCAACTCTTTGCTTGATGGCCTTAAATCCCAATTGCAGCCTATGGTCAGCAGCTGGGAGGGTGATTCCGCAGCTGCTTATAACGAAGCGCAGCAGAAGTGGGATCGTGCCGCTGCCGAGCTCAACACCATCTTGGCCACCATCTCCAACACGGTTGCTCAGGGCGCAGAAAGAATGTCCGATGTGAACCGTCGTGCTGCGGCAAGCTGGGGAGCGTAA
- a CDS encoding type VII secretion-associated protein, translated as MKAITVTVLETATIFDGPDTVYRYDIMAAGIIEGWAVPAVVDQVRQMASVQWPEMDVIIDAEDDVVEMLTKTFISKGVGSYPIETLREYPLPALEEAPPPELEPVKRPTSGRRVVDFYGIRPVHVMLVSVLIGVVVVCWFVLLKPTEMQATPAPPTTSPAAVEVRESTSRPASTSVQPTVLVTQDLLVEAPHGFQLKLIDDTHQLIGPDPNLKIHLGVDPLHGVDPQLVAAEMRRLIESDPALVETPAGEWGKPITIDYVEDPGDGSKVAWVTWFEADRQLSVGCHSRDAETLAHKATCRSVIENLTLK; from the coding sequence ATGAAGGCGATCACCGTAACCGTGCTAGAAACCGCCACCATTTTTGATGGCCCTGACACCGTTTACCGCTATGACATTATGGCTGCCGGAATTATCGAAGGCTGGGCGGTACCAGCGGTGGTGGATCAAGTTCGGCAAATGGCATCGGTGCAGTGGCCCGAGATGGATGTCATTATCGATGCCGAAGATGACGTGGTGGAAATGCTCACCAAAACCTTTATTTCCAAAGGTGTGGGCTCCTATCCCATTGAAACCCTGCGGGAATACCCACTACCTGCGCTGGAAGAAGCTCCGCCACCTGAATTAGAACCCGTTAAAAGGCCTACCTCAGGACGCCGGGTAGTTGACTTTTATGGCATCCGCCCAGTGCATGTGATGCTGGTCAGTGTACTAATCGGTGTAGTTGTGGTGTGCTGGTTTGTGCTGCTAAAACCCACCGAAATGCAGGCGACACCAGCCCCGCCCACAACCTCCCCAGCCGCCGTCGAGGTCCGGGAGAGTACAAGCAGGCCGGCGTCGACAAGCGTGCAACCCACCGTGCTGGTCACCCAGGACCTGCTGGTTGAAGCGCCCCATGGGTTCCAGCTCAAGCTTATCGACGACACCCACCAGCTCATTGGACCGGATCCCAACCTAAAAATTCATCTGGGTGTGGACCCTTTACATGGGGTGGATCCGCAATTGGTCGCAGCAGAAATGCGCCGGCTTATTGAAAGCGATCCGGCCTTGGTGGAAACACCGGCGGGGGAATGGGGAAAGCCCATCACAATTGATTATGTGGAGGATCCCGGAGATGGCTCCAAGGTGGCATGGGTGACGTGGTTTGAGGCAGATCGCCAGCTCAGCGTGGGTTGTCATAGTCGGGATGCGGAAACTCTGGCGCATAAAGCGACTTGTCGCAGTGTGATTGAGAATCTCACTCTCAAATAA
- a CDS encoding WXG100 family type VII secretion target, whose amino-acid sequence MSQLFRTESDVMLATAGQVDGTNDEVQAELNRLRGVVDSVRGSWAGQAQVSFDALMNRWNDSARQLQEALNSISENIRHNAQSFENTEADNSQSFNAVGAGDGAGLAL is encoded by the coding sequence ATGTCACAACTTTTTAGGACTGAATCCGATGTCATGCTGGCAACCGCCGGCCAAGTAGATGGCACCAATGATGAAGTACAGGCAGAACTTAATCGACTGCGCGGAGTTGTAGATTCCGTACGCGGCAGTTGGGCTGGTCAGGCGCAGGTGAGCTTTGATGCGCTGATGAACCGCTGGAATGATTCCGCACGTCAACTGCAGGAAGCACTCAATTCCATTTCTGAAAACATCCGTCACAATGCCCAAAGCTTTGAAAACACCGAAGCTGATAACTCCCAAAGCTTTAATGCTGTGGGTGCAGGCGATGGCGCTGGACTAGCACTCTAA
- the rpsI gene encoding 30S ribosomal protein S9 codes for MSEPIQNENVESNVADAADIAAAAAATEEFTNTIGDAIATSAEEETAEAAPVVLDGPIQTVGRRKRAIVRVRVVAGSGQFKCNGRTLEEYFPNKLHQQLIKAPLVLLGRENQFDIVANLTGGGPTGQAGAFRLAIARALNAYNPAERGVLKKAGFLTRDARAVERKKAGLHKARRAPQYSKR; via the coding sequence ATGTCCGAGCCTATCCAGAACGAGAACGTAGAGAGCAACGTCGCTGACGCTGCTGACATCGCTGCAGCTGCTGCTGCAACCGAGGAGTTCACCAACACCATCGGTGATGCAATTGCTACCTCCGCCGAGGAAGAGACCGCTGAGGCTGCTCCAGTAGTACTCGATGGCCCAATCCAGACCGTTGGTCGCCGTAAGCGCGCCATCGTTCGCGTCCGCGTTGTTGCTGGTTCCGGCCAGTTCAAGTGCAATGGTCGCACCTTGGAAGAGTACTTCCCTAACAAGTTGCACCAGCAGCTTATTAAGGCTCCTCTGGTCCTTTTGGGCCGCGAGAACCAGTTCGACATCGTTGCAAACCTTACCGGTGGCGGCCCTACCGGTCAGGCAGGCGCTTTCCGCCTGGCAATCGCACGTGCGCTTAATGCTTACAACCCAGCAGAGCGTGGCGTCCTGAAGAAGGCCGGCTTCCTCACCCGTGACGCTCGTGCAGTTGAGCGTAAGAAGGCTGGTCTGCACAAGGCACGTCGTGCACCTCAGTACTCCAAGCGTTGA
- a CDS encoding DNA methyltransferase, whose protein sequence is MSRLTELLRQVRKADAQLGTDLEAEVAALTKRRTFGLVFEQHQPEAVELPGRVVRRGDKVRVLPPRGGTKAGDQRLWRTTRIECVDGQRVAHLAELDVEEPETRAVLADDVVVVAEFRDRIYPGLVETGRVERGGDKPFHTVVNAENYHALEMLTYTHRHSIDAIYIDPPYNTGARDWKYDNDYVASDDDYRHSKWLAFMERRLKICRELMRSDATLVATIDEHEVNRLGVLLDQLFPESTRQLVTIVNNPKGVTQGYLSRVEEYAFFVFGPDARIGSVDDDLLTHRDMADAEGELQRPRWKGLLRSGDDSLRADRKDMFYPVWFDESTGRLSHAGEALPLDETPDFSPQDGLTPIWPIRRDMKEGPTRAAPRRSILDYALHPHL, encoded by the coding sequence GTGTCGAGACTGACGGAACTGCTGCGGCAGGTGCGCAAGGCGGACGCGCAACTTGGTACTGACCTGGAAGCCGAGGTCGCTGCGCTGACCAAGCGTCGCACCTTCGGGCTCGTCTTTGAGCAGCATCAGCCTGAGGCTGTCGAGCTGCCCGGCAGGGTCGTCCGTCGCGGCGACAAGGTGCGGGTGCTGCCTCCGCGAGGGGGGACAAAGGCAGGTGACCAACGGCTGTGGCGGACAACTCGGATCGAGTGCGTCGACGGGCAGCGTGTGGCTCATCTCGCGGAGCTCGACGTCGAAGAACCCGAGACTCGGGCAGTGCTTGCCGACGACGTGGTGGTCGTCGCGGAGTTCCGGGATCGCATCTACCCCGGCCTGGTGGAGACAGGCAGGGTTGAGCGGGGCGGCGACAAGCCGTTCCACACGGTCGTCAACGCTGAGAACTACCACGCGCTGGAGATGCTGACCTATACGCACCGGCATTCCATCGACGCCATCTACATCGACCCGCCGTACAACACCGGGGCGAGGGACTGGAAGTACGACAACGATTACGTCGCGAGTGATGACGACTATCGACACTCGAAATGGCTGGCGTTCATGGAGCGACGGTTGAAGATCTGTCGGGAGCTCATGCGTAGCGATGCTACTCTTGTGGCAACTATCGATGAGCATGAAGTAAACCGTTTGGGCGTGTTGCTAGATCAGCTCTTCCCGGAATCTACGCGGCAACTCGTCACAATTGTCAACAACCCTAAAGGCGTTACTCAGGGATATCTTTCGAGGGTCGAAGAGTATGCGTTCTTTGTATTTGGTCCTGACGCGCGAATCGGTTCGGTCGATGACGACCTTCTGACGCATCGAGACATGGCCGATGCTGAAGGGGAACTGCAGAGGCCTCGATGGAAGGGGCTCTTGCGGTCGGGCGACGACTCGCTTCGAGCTGACCGTAAAGATATGTTCTATCCGGTGTGGTTCGATGAGTCGACTGGGCGACTCAGCCACGCGGGCGAAGCATTGCCACTTGACGAAACTCCTGACTTCAGTCCGCAGGATGGCCTGACGCCGATCTGGCCTATTAGGCGGGACATGAAGGAGGGGCCTACCCGGGCAGCGCCACGCCGTTCGATCCTTGACTACGCGCTACACCCTCATCTGTGA